The Streptomyces sp. NBC_01353 genome contains a region encoding:
- a CDS encoding APC family permease, whose translation MTQVDARPQAGDTVRGVTASGDNNGVRKKGLGGNSVGLMGSAVIGISTVAPVYCLTSTLGSTAGEVGLQMPAIFLAGFLPMLLVAFAYRELNRVMPDCGTSFTWTVKAFGPKIGWMCGWGLVIATIIVLSNLAGVATSYFWLLAGEITGAESIAALDDNKAVHILTCLALIAVATAISYRGMTATKGVQYALVGLQLVVLALFVAMAFQKAGSGAFDTGLSFSWSWMNPFAVQSFAAFTAGLSLSIFMYWGWDACMATNEETTGSTKTPGRAALIAMVVLVGSYLATGIAAQMAVGSGDSGLGLANPETSDNVFAALAGPVMGPALGILLFVAVLASAAASLQTTFIPVARTVLAMSTYEALPASFAKVHPRFKVPGKATIIAGVATGVFYTVMTLVSENVLVDTIYALGLMICFYYSLTAFACAWYFRKELFRSGRDFVYKGLCPILGGILLTAVFGKTLYDMWDPAYGSGSSVFGVGSVFVIGVGLLLVGVVIMLVMQRRSPAFFRGEVLTKETPSLVVAD comes from the coding sequence ATGACTCAGGTGGATGCACGGCCCCAGGCCGGAGACACGGTAAGGGGCGTCACCGCCTCGGGCGACAACAACGGCGTACGCAAGAAGGGTCTCGGCGGGAACTCCGTCGGGCTGATGGGCAGTGCCGTCATCGGCATCTCGACCGTCGCCCCCGTCTACTGTCTGACCTCCACGCTCGGCTCCACGGCCGGCGAGGTCGGACTCCAGATGCCCGCGATCTTCCTCGCCGGCTTCCTCCCGATGCTGCTCGTCGCCTTCGCGTACCGCGAGCTGAACCGGGTCATGCCCGACTGCGGCACCTCCTTCACCTGGACCGTGAAGGCCTTCGGCCCCAAGATCGGCTGGATGTGCGGCTGGGGCCTCGTCATCGCGACGATCATCGTGCTCTCCAACCTGGCCGGCGTCGCGACCTCCTACTTCTGGCTGCTCGCCGGTGAGATCACCGGAGCTGAGTCCATCGCCGCCCTGGACGACAACAAGGCCGTCCACATCCTCACCTGCCTCGCGCTCATCGCCGTCGCCACCGCGATCAGCTACCGCGGCATGACCGCCACCAAGGGCGTGCAGTACGCCCTCGTCGGTCTCCAGCTCGTCGTCCTCGCGCTCTTCGTCGCGATGGCCTTCCAGAAGGCCGGCAGCGGCGCCTTCGACACCGGGCTCTCCTTCTCCTGGTCGTGGATGAACCCGTTCGCCGTCCAGTCCTTCGCCGCCTTCACGGCCGGCCTGTCCCTCTCGATCTTCATGTACTGGGGCTGGGACGCCTGCATGGCGACCAACGAGGAGACCACGGGCAGCACCAAGACCCCCGGCCGCGCCGCGCTCATCGCGATGGTCGTCCTGGTCGGCTCCTACCTCGCCACGGGCATCGCCGCGCAGATGGCCGTCGGCTCCGGCGACAGCGGCCTCGGCCTCGCAAACCCGGAGACCTCCGACAACGTCTTCGCCGCTCTCGCAGGCCCGGTCATGGGCCCCGCCCTCGGCATCCTGCTCTTCGTCGCCGTCCTCGCCTCGGCGGCGGCCAGCCTCCAGACGACGTTCATCCCCGTGGCCCGCACCGTGCTGGCGATGTCGACCTACGAGGCGCTCCCCGCGTCCTTCGCCAAGGTCCACCCGCGCTTCAAGGTGCCCGGCAAGGCCACGATCATCGCGGGCGTCGCCACCGGCGTCTTCTACACGGTGATGACCCTGGTCAGCGAGAACGTCCTGGTCGACACGATCTACGCGCTCGGCCTGATGATCTGCTTCTACTACTCGCTGACCGCCTTCGCCTGCGCCTGGTACTTCCGCAAGGAGCTGTTCCGCTCCGGCCGGGACTTCGTCTACAAGGGCCTGTGCCCGATCCTCGGCGGCATCCTGCTGACCGCGGTCTTCGGCAAGACGCTGTACGACATGTGGGACCCGGCCTACGGCAGCGGCTCCTCGGTCTTCGGCGTCGGCTCGGTCTTCGTGATCGGTGTCGGACTGCTGCTGGTCGGCGTGGTGATCATGCTGGTGATGCAGCGCAGGAGCCCCGCGTTCTTCCGCGGCGAGGTGCTCACCAAGGAGACGCCGTCGCTGGTGGTGGCCGACTGA
- a CDS encoding GNAT family N-acetyltransferase, whose translation MTGMLNRLETYYDAVPRSAARAEEFGPLTLFVREGAGWPYYARPALGYGGEVSVAEVERVRARQRELGVPEAFEWVAETTPGLRAAVEKSGLVVHEHPLMVLEGAGATPAPPEGVTVRMVGADDPALPSAAAAPYAAFGVAPSPDAAAQLAARIAAGLTHLAAALDADGTAVSAGQHQPVGQVSEIVGVGTLPTARRRGLGLAVTAALIADARARGVETVFLTATDATVARLYARLGFRTIATALIAEPAS comes from the coding sequence ATGACCGGCATGCTGAACCGACTCGAGACGTACTACGACGCCGTCCCCCGATCCGCCGCCCGCGCCGAGGAGTTCGGGCCGCTCACCCTCTTCGTACGGGAGGGGGCGGGGTGGCCGTACTACGCGCGGCCAGCGCTCGGGTACGGCGGGGAGGTGAGCGTCGCCGAGGTGGAGCGAGTGCGGGCGCGGCAGCGGGAGTTGGGGGTGCCCGAGGCGTTCGAGTGGGTGGCGGAGACGACGCCGGGGCTACGGGCGGCCGTCGAGAAGAGCGGGCTGGTCGTGCACGAGCATCCGCTGATGGTCCTCGAAGGCGCGGGCGCGACCCCCGCACCGCCCGAGGGCGTCACCGTACGGATGGTCGGCGCCGACGATCCCGCCCTGCCGAGCGCGGCCGCCGCCCCGTACGCGGCCTTCGGCGTCGCGCCCTCGCCGGACGCCGCCGCCCAGCTCGCCGCCCGGATCGCGGCGGGCCTCACCCACCTGGCCGCCGCACTGGACGCGGACGGCACCGCGGTCTCGGCCGGCCAGCACCAGCCCGTCGGCCAGGTCTCCGAGATCGTAGGCGTCGGCACCCTCCCGACCGCCCGCCGCCGCGGCCTCGGCCTCGCGGTCACCGCGGCCCTGATCGCGGACGCCCGCGCCCGCGGCGTGGAGACGGTCTTCCTGACGGCCACGGACGCGACCGTGGCCCGCCTCTACGCCCGCCTCGGCTTCCGTACGATCGCCACCGCGCTGATCGCGGAACCGGCCTCCTGA
- a CDS encoding aldehyde dehydrogenase family protein yields the protein MTQRLFIGGEWVEPDGGHYEVVDPATEEIVGLAPEASRAQVYEAAAAARAAFDSWSRTKPEERAAILDRAADLMARDAEANTVLAQAETGATTGTARGMQVAVGSSRFRRYARGALEPVEQALPPQINEAGPMGKAGVFGAVAVRRPVGVVTCITSYNNPWANPAGKIAPALAMGNTVVVKPAPQDPLSVYAMTRALEEAGVPAGVVNVVTGTSTAVGEAAVDSPDVDMVSFTGSTAVGQRIGEVCGRELKRQLMELGGKGAALVFDDADLDSAVMGIGTTFSFYSGQICTAPTRVLAQRGIYEQLIEKLTGYLAFMKVGDPRVPGTVVGPVISAAHRDRVESYIALGRKEGARVVVGGERPDLAKGFYVAPTLLAECTNDMRVVREEIFGPVVVVVPFDDEDEGVALANDSDYGLIDYVWSGDGARAFRIAARLRAGGVGVNTIGRNMEAPFGGFKKSGVGRDVGSYALHAYSETQAVVWPG from the coding sequence GTGACTCAGCGACTCTTCATCGGCGGCGAGTGGGTCGAGCCCGACGGCGGGCACTACGAGGTGGTCGACCCGGCCACCGAGGAGATCGTCGGCCTCGCGCCCGAGGCCTCCCGCGCCCAGGTGTACGAGGCGGCAGCCGCCGCCCGCGCGGCGTTCGACTCCTGGTCCCGTACGAAACCGGAGGAGCGGGCCGCGATCCTCGACCGGGCCGCGGACCTGATGGCCCGCGACGCCGAGGCGAACACGGTCCTCGCCCAGGCCGAGACGGGGGCGACGACCGGCACCGCGCGCGGAATGCAGGTCGCCGTCGGCTCCTCCCGCTTCCGCAGGTATGCGCGCGGCGCCCTGGAACCGGTCGAGCAGGCACTGCCCCCGCAGATCAACGAGGCCGGGCCGATGGGCAAGGCCGGGGTCTTCGGCGCGGTGGCGGTACGACGCCCGGTCGGCGTGGTCACCTGCATCACCTCGTACAACAACCCCTGGGCCAACCCGGCGGGCAAGATCGCCCCGGCGCTCGCCATGGGCAACACGGTGGTGGTGAAGCCCGCCCCGCAGGATCCGCTCTCCGTCTACGCGATGACCCGGGCGCTGGAGGAGGCGGGGGTCCCGGCGGGTGTCGTCAACGTCGTCACCGGTACGAGCACCGCCGTCGGCGAGGCGGCCGTCGACTCCCCGGACGTCGACATGGTCTCCTTCACCGGCTCCACGGCCGTCGGGCAGCGGATCGGCGAGGTCTGCGGGCGGGAGCTGAAGCGGCAGCTGATGGAGCTGGGCGGCAAGGGCGCGGCGCTGGTCTTCGACGACGCCGACCTGGACTCCGCCGTGATGGGGATCGGCACCACCTTCTCCTTCTACAGCGGACAGATCTGTACGGCCCCGACCCGGGTCCTCGCCCAGCGCGGGATCTACGAGCAGCTGATCGAGAAGCTCACCGGCTATCTGGCCTTCATGAAGGTGGGGGACCCGAGGGTGCCGGGCACGGTGGTCGGGCCGGTGATCTCGGCGGCCCACCGCGACCGGGTGGAGTCGTACATCGCCCTGGGGCGGAAGGAAGGGGCCCGGGTCGTCGTGGGCGGTGAGCGGCCGGACCTGGCCAAGGGTTTCTATGTGGCTCCGACCCTGCTCGCGGAGTGCACGAACGACATGCGCGTGGTCCGGGAGGAGATCTTCGGGCCGGTCGTCGTGGTCGTCCCCTTCGACGACGAGGACGAGGGCGTCGCTCTGGCGAACGACAGCGACTACGGGCTGATCGACTACGTGTGGTCCGGGGACGGGGCCCGCGCATTCCGTATCGCGGCCCGGCTGCGGGCGGGCGGCGTCGGGGTGAACACCATCGGACGGAACATGGAGGCGCCGTTCGGCGGGTTCAAGAAGAGCGGTGTGGGGCGGGACGTGGGGTCCTACGCGCTCCATGCGTACAGCGAGACGCAGGCGGTGGTCTGGCCCGGCTGA
- a CDS encoding nitrate- and nitrite sensing domain-containing protein, protein MTPTANALRHLARLTPGWRTIRGRVTVVLAVPTCLLLVLTGLAVADRAGDWAAARETHDRVDRVLAVQALVHELQRERGLSNGLLGGARQYRDDLDVQRARSDTARTTLDDLTGTDPLGRLGAIRSSVDGGGSRSETFAFYTDAIATLTRSHTADAAGGDRALGDAMDALRALGDATESVALERGSLNGVFAAGRFRTDEYLAFAEVRASRVAALDQFGKSATADQRAALDKALATADARRAADLEKRAAAAGDGSRLAVDPDLWWRSMTVLVDDLYGVQRAVGADARDRAGALSAAATRQLAGFLALGFLIVAVAAALAVLSARSITRPLGALAEEADEVAGVRLQEAVQRIQEADAGSETAATPLPYRPDAPVPGSAQEITQLAAALRNVERTAVGLAAQQAALRRNTSESLANLGRRNQSLLRRQLGLITALESQEIDPEALGELFELDHLATRMRRNAESLLVLAGEQEPQRAWPGTVTAREVVQSAVAEVEQYRRVTTADVEPCRIRGDAVADLSHLLAELIENALVYSAVQLPVEVYGWRDLDEYCLAVVDRGVGMGTEALARANARLAGDESFLVAPTRQLGHYVVGRLAARLGAQVELRPTDGSGITAYVGLPATVLATEGAVPAAAATT, encoded by the coding sequence GTGACTCCCACAGCAAACGCCTTACGGCACCTCGCACGGCTGACCCCCGGCTGGCGCACCATCCGCGGGCGGGTCACCGTCGTCCTGGCCGTACCCACCTGCCTGCTCCTCGTCCTCACCGGTCTCGCCGTCGCCGACCGCGCCGGAGACTGGGCCGCCGCACGCGAGACCCACGACCGGGTCGACCGCGTCCTCGCCGTCCAGGCCCTCGTCCACGAGCTCCAGCGCGAGCGCGGGCTCAGCAACGGACTCCTCGGCGGCGCTCGCCAGTACCGCGACGACCTGGACGTCCAGCGTGCCCGCTCCGACACGGCCCGCACCACACTCGACGACCTGACGGGCACGGACCCGCTCGGCCGGCTCGGCGCCATACGCTCCTCGGTCGACGGCGGCGGCTCGCGCAGCGAGACCTTCGCCTTCTACACAGACGCCATCGCCACCCTCACCCGCAGCCACACCGCGGACGCCGCCGGCGGCGACCGGGCCCTCGGCGACGCCATGGACGCGCTGCGGGCGCTCGGTGACGCCACAGAGTCCGTGGCTCTGGAGCGCGGATCCCTCAACGGGGTCTTCGCCGCCGGACGTTTCCGGACCGACGAATACCTCGCCTTCGCCGAGGTGCGAGCCTCCCGGGTCGCCGCCCTCGACCAGTTCGGCAAGTCCGCCACCGCCGACCAGCGCGCCGCCCTCGACAAGGCCCTCGCCACCGCCGACGCCCGCCGCGCCGCAGACCTGGAGAAACGGGCAGCGGCGGCGGGCGACGGCTCCCGCCTCGCCGTCGACCCCGACCTGTGGTGGCGGTCGATGACCGTCCTCGTGGACGACCTGTACGGCGTGCAGCGCGCTGTCGGCGCGGACGCCCGGGATCGGGCCGGGGCGCTCAGCGCGGCGGCCACCCGACAGCTCGCCGGATTCCTCGCCCTCGGCTTCCTGATCGTGGCGGTCGCAGCCGCCCTCGCCGTACTCTCGGCGCGCTCCATCACCCGACCGCTCGGCGCGCTCGCCGAGGAGGCGGACGAGGTGGCGGGGGTACGGCTGCAGGAGGCGGTGCAGCGCATCCAGGAGGCGGACGCGGGCTCGGAGACGGCGGCCACCCCGCTTCCGTACCGCCCCGACGCACCCGTGCCCGGCAGCGCCCAGGAGATCACCCAGCTCGCGGCCGCCCTGCGGAACGTGGAGCGCACGGCCGTCGGCCTCGCCGCGCAGCAGGCCGCCCTGCGCCGCAACACCTCCGAGTCGCTGGCCAACCTCGGCCGCCGCAACCAGAGCCTGCTGCGCCGCCAGCTCGGACTCATCACCGCCCTGGAGAGTCAGGAGATCGACCCGGAGGCGCTCGGAGAACTCTTCGAGCTCGACCACCTCGCCACCCGGATGCGCCGCAACGCCGAATCGCTGCTGGTCCTCGCCGGCGAGCAGGAGCCGCAGCGGGCCTGGCCGGGCACGGTCACCGCCCGCGAGGTGGTGCAGTCGGCGGTCGCGGAGGTCGAGCAGTACCGGCGGGTGACGACGGCCGACGTCGAACCCTGCCGCATCCGTGGCGACGCCGTCGCCGACCTGTCGCACCTGCTGGCCGAGCTGATCGAGAACGCGCTGGTCTACTCGGCGGTCCAACTGCCGGTCGAGGTGTACGGCTGGCGGGACCTCGACGAGTACTGCCTGGCCGTCGTGGACCGGGGCGTCGGCATGGGCACGGAGGCCCTGGCACGGGCCAACGCCCGTCTGGCGGGTGACGAGAGCTTCCTGGTCGCGCCCACCCGACAGCTCGGCCACTACGTCGTCGGCCGGTTGGCCGCCCGACTGGGCGCACAGGTCGAGCTGCGCCCGACGGACGGCTCCGGCATCACGGCGTACGTGGGCCTTCCGGCGACGGTGCTCGCGACGGAGGGCGCGGTCCCGGCCGCCGCCGCTACCACGTAG
- a CDS encoding GNAT family N-acetyltransferase: MTEIRTPRLLLRRWTDDDLVPMAEINADPEVMRWIGDGSVRDLEETAEDIERWEEEWDDEGFGLFAVELLGSGELIGFAGLSVPEFLPELAHEVEIGWRLARPFWGQGYASEAAHAALEFALQDRGLDRVVAITHISNSASEKVIHKLGMTPEREAEHPVFGVPLRVYAIDLTEYQG; this comes from the coding sequence ATGACCGAGATCCGTACCCCCCGCCTCCTCCTTCGCCGCTGGACCGACGACGACCTCGTCCCCATGGCCGAGATCAACGCCGACCCCGAGGTGATGCGCTGGATCGGCGACGGATCGGTCCGTGACCTGGAGGAGACCGCCGAGGACATCGAGCGGTGGGAGGAGGAGTGGGACGACGAGGGCTTCGGGCTCTTCGCCGTCGAGCTCCTCGGCTCCGGTGAGCTGATCGGCTTCGCCGGGCTCTCCGTCCCCGAGTTCCTGCCCGAGCTGGCGCACGAGGTGGAGATCGGCTGGCGGCTCGCACGGCCCTTCTGGGGGCAGGGGTACGCCTCCGAGGCCGCCCACGCGGCCCTGGAGTTCGCGCTCCAGGACCGCGGCCTCGACCGGGTCGTCGCCATCACCCACATCTCCAACTCGGCCTCCGAGAAGGTCATCCACAAGCTCGGCATGACCCCGGAGCGCGAGGCCGAGCACCCGGTCTTCGGCGTCCCGCTGCGCGTGTACGCCATCGACCTCACCGAGTACCAGGGCTGA
- a CDS encoding carboxymuconolactone decarboxylase family protein: MPYEITPRMTNPAYVLADAAPAIQNLVKATRQGGVPESTLELVHLRASQINGCGFCVDYGVKSAKKAGMSDEKLFAVAAWREAPYFSDEERAALALAEHATRLADTSDAVPDAVWDAAADHYDEKQLAAIVLMVAVTNMFNRINVTVKQPAGVGL, from the coding sequence ATGCCGTACGAGATCACCCCCCGGATGACCAACCCCGCCTACGTTCTCGCCGACGCCGCGCCGGCCATCCAGAACCTCGTCAAGGCCACCCGTCAGGGCGGTGTCCCGGAGTCGACGTTGGAGCTCGTGCATCTGCGGGCCAGCCAGATCAACGGCTGCGGTTTCTGCGTCGACTACGGCGTCAAGAGCGCCAAGAAGGCAGGAATGAGCGACGAGAAGCTGTTCGCCGTCGCCGCCTGGCGCGAGGCGCCGTACTTCTCCGACGAGGAGCGGGCCGCGCTCGCGCTGGCCGAGCACGCGACACGGCTCGCCGACACCTCGGACGCCGTGCCGGACGCGGTCTGGGACGCGGCCGCCGACCACTACGACGAGAAGCAGCTCGCCGCGATCGTGCTGATGGTCGCCGTCACCAACATGTTCAACCGCATCAACGTCACGGTGAAGCAGCCGGCCGGCGTCGGCCTCTGA